CGGCTGGGTATGGTTGAAGATAACGACACTACCAGCATTAATAGGAATGCTTCTAACTGGAATAGCTTTTCAAAATCTTCAACTCGTGCATATGACAGATTCGTACAGAAAATTGAATCAAGATTTGAGGTAACCTGCGTCACCTTGCTCTGGATTAATGCACATTTTCAGTGGCTTGATGATTGACAAACCTTTCAGAAAAATTGCGTTAGTGATAATACTTACAAGAGCTGGACTTGGTTTGGATGCAGGAGTTTTAAGGAAACATTACGCTGCGGTGCTCCAACTTGGTCTCCTGCCGTGGCTGGTAGAATGCGTGTTAATTGCCGTCAGCACCCATTACCTGTTGTACTTACCATGGATTTGgggtttgtagtttttttttttatacttgcTTCTCATGATGATTGTGATCATTTGAGGTGTATATTTGCATGTTGTTACACAAATCGCTGCTATAACTAGGCGTCTCAAATTCTTATGCTTTATTTTCAGGATTCCTTCTAGGGTCAATGATAGCATCGGTATCCCCGGCAGTGGTAGTTCCATGTCTGTTTAGGCTACGAGACGTTGGTTACGGCGTCGCCAAAGGAATACCAACTATTGTTGTAGCTGCGGCTGCGGTGGATGACTCCATCAGTGTGGCTATTTTCGCCATTATCCTAAACGCTATGTTCTCGACAGGATCTGCAACTTTCAATATCATTAAGGTACaaccttttaatttattttactgtattatAATTAGTCCATATCTTATGTCTATAGTCCATATACCAATAAATGTTATGGTTTTCAGGGTCCAGTATCGATAGTTGCAGGTGTGGTCCTTGGATCCCTTTGGGGAGCCATGACTTCTGTTATTCCAGAAAAGGGGGACACTTACGTAGTCCCATTGCGATTCATGGCACTATTTCTAGGAGGCTTATTCTCACTGTTTATATCGAGCATGATTGGGTGGAGTGGAGCAGGTAAAAAATGCCTCATGGGTAGTTTTTCTATTACAAGTGAAATGTAGAGACTCTCATTCATCAAACTACTGTTCATTTCAGGTCCTCTAGCTATAGTGTCGTCTGGATTCGTAGCAGCATATTTCTGGGAAAAACAGGGTTGGCCTGTAAACAAAAACCCAGTCAGCAacatttttagaattttatggaTATTTTTCGAACCCATTTTATTTGCTTTCACTGGAGCTCAAATTACGGTAATACGCGATAGCTCAACGACCCTGGGATTATCAAAGTATAtcaattgtttgtaatggcTTATTAATTCCAACAGATAAGCGCCTTAGACCCACAAGTGATCAAGATGGCTGTTATTTGCTTGGTATCATGTTTAGTACTGCGTGCCATCGCCACATTTTTTGTAAGCTTTGGCTGCGGTCTTAATAGTAaggagaaaatatttattggtcTTACATGGACGGCGAAAGCTACTGTACAGGTACGTTCTAAAAGctattatgtacctaaaatGTATTACCCCTATTTTCGTTACAATGATCattaaaatatacgaaaaaatcTTAGatgacacaaaaaatatgaatgcgATGTTAAGtattctttataaaattttcaggCCGCGTTAGGGCCAGCTGCCTTAGATTTAGTTAACAGTGGCCAAACATCAGGATCTGCCAAAGAAGACGAACAATATTATGCTAAAGCAATCCTCGCTGTCAGTGTTATAAGTGTGGTGATTTCAGCTCCTCTAGGAGCGTTACTCATTGCTCTTACGGGTCCTAAATTGCTTAGCAAGGATGCGCGTAAGTATCTTTACCATCAACTACTTTGTTTGACTGGTAACGAATATGCTTTTGGATTgcgtcatttttttatttcatacattcCAGCTGCCGAGGTGCAGAATGTTCAAGACGTTGAAAATCAGCAGTCAACTCAAATTTGACGCTACTAGTAAAAAGTACGCTAAGTACGCGTACTCGTGTTGCTTAAGCTCCGGTACTCCgcaatatataaataagattaaacaaatTCTCCACTATTCTAACTTAGGAATGTTAAGTTCTTATCTCATAGATtagatttaaatgtttaattagtaggtaccttaGGTTCATAAATATGGGTATAGTTTATAGgtatatgtttaaataattaatattatacatgttATACATGTAATTATAGTCAGGacataaatgtacaaaaaagtACTTCAGTCATGTTActtaactagaaaataaataagcgtgaatttaaatacatataacaatTGAAAATGAAGGTGACTAGAAATATTACTATGGTACAATGAATTTTGTAACTCTAGATTTACATTATCTGTTTCAAACCTATGTCGGTGctcttcataataaaataataataaaaaagctgaATTAAGTATATTTAAGGAAAAAATCATTTTACCAATTTCTTgacgtattttatttgttataactttttctttctttcatcaTTATCGTTATAACTGTAGCCCAATAGGTATACAAAATATGAACCTATCTTGACGTTAATAAAAGCACATCCTTTTTTAATGGAAGTTGAAACATAGATTATGGCAACACACTTCTTTGCGAAatgtcaaaacaaacaaaccgatTGGGGCTGTGTTGTTCATTAAAGTTACGAACTAaaagttttagaaacttttgtttataatttaatggttttggtttATAAATAGAATCTTTTTGTAAGATGTCTGTGGTCGTTATTGCTGTTGCAACAGAAAGTGGCGTGCCCATATTTTCAAGAAAACGCGGTAATAATGAAAGTGTAagtaaacaatacaaatattgaattaaaattttttGGCTGagattatttattagatttgttgaataaaattgtaacttTTCTTCATTATCTAATATCTTTATTTCAAAAAGtccttattaaattaatattgttatcaaATACAAGTTACTATACTGGATTATTTCCCAAACTTTTAGGTCCAATTTTCTACCATTGCTTCCCTCCACGGCATTAATATGTTCAGTAAATGCCACAATTTATCTATGATCAACACACAAGTCGACAACGGTGCTATTTTGTGGAAAGAATATTGTaaaaggtatttattattttattagattttgcGCTCGTCTTTGAATCCTGAATAAACTACACACCAAGGTTTGTCTTAGGTTTACACCGTTACCTATGAAGCACTGTATCTATGcagaaaactttgtttaaattTCTGTAGctacaatgaaaaataatttttcaaccaCTTTTTATAGACAAAGGGCTCCTCTCCGAGCTGAATTAATTAAGAATTGTTTATGAATTACTTGAACAACCCTACTGAATTCACATAActatataaatgtttattttaaatttttcagtGTAACATTAATTGGCATTGCAACTGGAGGGCTGGAATGTGATTTGGAACTTCTCTTGTCCTGCGTCCACGATGCCATGGTGTTCTGCATTGGAAAGAAGGATCTAGAAGCTTTAAAGAACATTGACCAAATTAAAAGGGATTTGAGACAGTGCTATCCAATATTGGATTATTTGTTGGAATCTTTAGATCCTAATGCACTGTCTAGTCCGCTGCCGACTTTGGTCTTGGACTTGATACAAAGTATTTTGTGTCCACAAACACAGCAATTAcaggtattttttaatattgttatgttaAATTACAAACCATCTTTCCAAAGGAGAAAATTGAAGAAgatcttaatttaaaaatatgaataatcacaattttaaagttaacattatttttttattttagcaagcTTTAGACCACTACGCAGAAAGTGTGACAGGCAGATGGGCTTGTTTAATCATTCATGGGCACTTAGTCGCAACCAGTTCAGATTTCTGTGAGCTTGACCCGAGAGAGGCCCGGTTAATGCTGTTGCTTGCTGCAGCTCAGGATGGTGCACCACTGAGAGATACTCCTGTATATTTACCACAGATGAGTCCTAATGTAagttaataacataaaacaagAGAAGCGAGATACTCAAATATGGTATAGAGCTACTTTACAGAAATGTTTGATAACTTTCTAAAAATCATTAGAAAGAAAACAATGtactaacaaatatttttatggaaagAAATCTAAGTTATagaactataaataaatcatcaatatTGTTTCAGGTGGCTTTCAGAGCTGTCACATGTAAACTTTTGGCAGATGTTTACATTTTGGTAGTATGTGGGGCAACTCCCGCTTTATCACAGATAGATGAAATAGTCCTGCAATGCTGGGAGGGTTATGCATCAATTATCAAAGAAGCTAAACTTGGATACCCTAGAAATTTTCCTATGAGTTTGACTTTTGAGCCATGCGTTTTagggtatgtatttttttaaattttgtatgaACAGCTCCTGTTTCAGATGATGCTAAATAAACTAGATGAATCTTTTAATACCATTTAAAATCACTAACTCCATTTATTTCAGGGTCCTGGTAATCAATATAAATAAGCGACGCTGTGTATTTTCACGGCACCTACACCCATCTAATCAGAAAGGTCGAGGTATGTCGGGAGCTCATAGAATGGACATATTGAGGACTTTTTACGTGACTTCGGCAAGGGATTTAGCACCTGAATTGAAACTCAAAGACGATATAGGTATTGAGTGTTATACATATAGCTAGTACGatcattatgtttattataatatttttcaatcatttcTTTTAATAACAGGGATAAAGGAGGATATAGGAAATATGTGTGAAACATACTGGTGCTCTGAATATCACAAATGTCATGCACAGCGATCTGGCAACATTTTGTGTTGCACTCTTTATGCATCAAATGTACAAATGCACACAATCAGGTAAGAAGTTGTTCTAAGGGAAAATTTTGATTACTTATGTGTGTACATAAGCTGACAATCAATTTTAATCCTGTTTCAGATTAATAACGAATCAAATACTTCAAGATATAAGTACCAACAAAGATGTTTATTGGTGAAACCAAGTGAATGTTGTGTTGGATGAAGACTGACATATGTTTAAGCGTGCACAAGTATAACTTGTGATATGTatgaaatcaataaataaaagacttaAATATGAATACTTCCGCTTTTAATACCAGAACATTCAAATTTTACATGTACTACGCCGATGGTACTAAATGATATATTTCCTTGTAAGTCTCTAAAAAGGCAATGTATTTATCACTGAATATATTCTTTCGTCTAAGCTTAAAACTGTTTAAAATCCCGTTTGGTCACCACATCTATTTCCCaacttaaaattaacacaaaataataatcatacaaTACAATGACtgctataataattaatttacagcTCATTTCCCTTTCTCAGTATGTATGTCACACGTATACACGTGTATGGAACACAGGTCACTATACTAAATCCATGatttaacattacaaaatactgatttataaactactgatttaatataatttatctcaTTGAAAACACATCAAGTGATTGGTGTCAAGGTATTGTAAATTGCTTTGGTTGTAATTTCAAGATTGGGGCAGGGTTATATCATATAcacaaatatattatgtagacaACACATATCTATTTataactcttataaaaatatacagtagCGTTGTGTATAATTACTATACATATAAGAAGTTCGCGGAGCTTTCTCAGATAAAGGCTATATTATTCCACCCAGTAAAATAATCAGTTTTCttcttaatttcaattaaatcataatcaattattttcaacaaaGTTTGCCTGGAAAGCTTAAGAATACATGACGGCAAGCATTGCTTAATTTGAATAGGATCCAAAAGTGTGGTTCTTTCTGAGATCATTTTATTTGCACACAACACATCAAAAAGTGgatcataatataaaattattcactGTCAGTAAAAAACTGAAAccgaatacatatttattatctttCAAATGAGCGCTATCCATGTGCTCTCATATCTAAGACAAAatttttacactaaaataacgGTTGAGACAGCATATAAATGACACATTTTGGACATATCATTAATTGATATAGGTATCTCATTTTAATGCAGTTACTGTAAACTAGAAAAGACTTAATGAATTTGTCATAATATTCGAGATGATTAATTATTTCGAATGTCCTACGTATATTCAAGTCTGATAATAATATACGAACATTTTCTTAGTCATAATAGCTTAGTCCAATAAGGACCAATGCATTGCAGAAATCATATCATTTTTTGATAACTCGGAACctgacaaaatattttgcacCCGTGCTAAAACAAGTTCAGTGAAATTACAAAGCCACTCACgctttttaaatgaatattatcaagaaatatacaaaaaatatgtagtgacGAATATAGAGGAAAACTCGTCATACACACACAAAGCTGATATCAAACATTAGTGACTGCccaaaatatgtttacaaaaaattatcggCCATTATGCTATACCAAAATATAGGCGGGAGAGTAGATTCATGTACTTACTAtttctatttcataaatatatagTTGAATCCATGTGTAAAGGTTTACTTGATAGTATTACTATCCGGATTCGACCGACCAGAAGTTTTAAAAGCTACATCGCTGCACGTTTgtaaaaatcaagaaaaaagtttgaaagttgagtaaaaagagaaaaaatacttataatatacgTTCTAGTACAAATTTCGATGATTCTGAAAACTTTTGtcatatgtttaatttaaatatttgataatttACGATTAGCAATCATTATAGTTTACTTTTCAATCTGTAGTCCAATACTAATTCATGACGATTGTGATTTTAAACAAGACTTAtccataacattaaattaattcatagaCTATCACTTTCTTATAAATGTGTGATGTTTGAAAATCATTGTTAAAGTCTTATGTGATTCAAAATTGTGACAATTGTTGACTCACGGTCTATAAGGCTAATTTTTCTACCTATGATCGACATTCACACACTCAGATGCTCTAATCAGCCAATTTAGCAACcaaatgtttaaacaaaattgattacataaattattacacaGGAGTTCACAGGACCAACGACCCGATGGGAATAACCCATTACAAACGTGGAGTGAGGGAGCTTATtcaaataaacactatttaaaactacttagcAATCTACATTgaggttgttttattttacatttcaacTGTTGTATCAAGTCGAAGATTTTTAACGACGGACCTACTTTCATTTCTAATAATTCGATGATTTCATCTTTTGTTAACTGGAGCATCATGGGGCCTGTTATATTGGTGAAGTTAATACAATAAGGTTG
This genomic window from Helicoverpa armigera isolate CAAS_96S chromosome 13, ASM3070526v1, whole genome shotgun sequence contains:
- the LOC110370692 gene encoding sodium/hydrogen exchanger 9B2 isoform X2 — encoded protein: MEQKHETDDDGKSRKRQYKWWEKFCLRCHQEDSTPSWQPSWWSKVFPFPFFSTYRQSAQQICIIMFFLLTWGILYSELGESVGLQGELLSMSLLVISAYLIGWVWLKITTLPALIGMLLTGIAFQNLQLVHMTDSYRKLNQDLRKIALVIILTRAGLGLDAGVLRKHYAAVLQLGLLPWLVECVLIAVSTHYLLYLPWIWGFLLGSMIASVSPAVVVPCLFRLRDVGYGVAKGIPTIVVAAAAVDDSISVAIFAIILNAMFSTGSATFNIIKGPVSIVAGVVLGSLWGAMTSVIPEKGDTYVVPLRFMALFLGGLFSLFISSMIGWSGAGPLAIVSSGFVAAYFWEKQGWPVNKNPVSNIFRILWIFFEPILFAFTGAQITISALDPQVIKMAVICLVSCLVLRAIATFFVSFGCGLNSKEKIFIGLTWTAKATVQAALGPAALDLVNSGQTSGSAKEDEQYYAKAILAVSVISVVISAPLGALLIALTGPKLLSKDAPAEVQNVQDVENQQSTQI
- the LOC110370692 gene encoding sodium/hydrogen exchanger 9B2 isoform X1; this encodes MEQKHETGVRVYTFVDDDGKSRKRQYKWWEKFCLRCHQEDSTPSWQPSWWSKVFPFPFFSTYRQSAQQICIIMFFLLTWGILYSELGESVGLQGELLSMSLLVISAYLIGWVWLKITTLPALIGMLLTGIAFQNLQLVHMTDSYRKLNQDLRKIALVIILTRAGLGLDAGVLRKHYAAVLQLGLLPWLVECVLIAVSTHYLLYLPWIWGFLLGSMIASVSPAVVVPCLFRLRDVGYGVAKGIPTIVVAAAAVDDSISVAIFAIILNAMFSTGSATFNIIKGPVSIVAGVVLGSLWGAMTSVIPEKGDTYVVPLRFMALFLGGLFSLFISSMIGWSGAGPLAIVSSGFVAAYFWEKQGWPVNKNPVSNIFRILWIFFEPILFAFTGAQITISALDPQVIKMAVICLVSCLVLRAIATFFVSFGCGLNSKEKIFIGLTWTAKATVQAALGPAALDLVNSGQTSGSAKEDEQYYAKAILAVSVISVVISAPLGALLIALTGPKLLSKDAPAEVQNVQDVENQQSTQI
- the LOC110370706 gene encoding protein fuzzy homolog, which codes for MSVVVIAVATESGVPIFSRKRGNNESVQFSTIASLHGINMFSKCHNLSMINTQVDNGAILWKEYCKSVTLIGIATGGLECDLELLLSCVHDAMVFCIGKKDLEALKNIDQIKRDLRQCYPILDYLLESLDPNALSSPLPTLVLDLIQSILCPQTQQLQQALDHYAESVTGRWACLIIHGHLVATSSDFCELDPREARLMLLLAAAQDGAPLRDTPVYLPQMSPNVAFRAVTCKLLADVYILVVCGATPALSQIDEIVLQCWEGYASIIKEAKLGYPRNFPMSLTFEPCVLGVLVININKRRCVFSRHLHPSNQKGRGMSGAHRMDILRTFYVTSARDLAPELKLKDDIGIKEDIGNMCETYWCSEYHKCHAQRSGNILCCTLYASNVQMHTIRLITNQILQDISTNKDVYW